A genomic stretch from Scatophagus argus isolate fScaArg1 chromosome 19, fScaArg1.pri, whole genome shotgun sequence includes:
- the fam228a gene encoding protein FAM228A isoform X1: MNFRRQRPQVKKEMSPKKKNTAIGVITFHTSLPVCLLKSQGCMADVKDATESRENLSQRSARTRSECVRVEEKDKASPVARRDWLSHTSIRQLRAKMEADNEQVKELIQPLLDTENGFMKELERFLSQRDVAELRRRELLHKRWTERVWFPLQRRVEEHVSSCSPMEAKRRQTLYSRNLHHCNTKLTTADLKDPLYLQLPERLKEKRTARSNEAGCIHKLPQSPLMFRRASSNYEVSAFGKTSVRDETEAQHHHTISHQCNCHTRWKVSSGQLLVLQMWRSTTTLKFTSVCAYISENPIFIINLYLCSLLSTSDTILERGVVETRNVLGK; this comes from the exons CGACGTCAACGTCCTCAAGTCAAAAAAG AGATGAGCcccaagaagaaaaacacagccatTGGTGTGATCACCTTCCACACATCTttacctgtctgcctgctgaaATCTCAG GGGTGCATGGCAGATGTGAAGGAtgccacagagagcagagagaaccTATCACAGCGAAGTGCGAGGACAAGGAGTGAATGTGTAAGAGTGGAGGAAAAAGATAAGGCCTCACCAGTAGCCAGACGGGATTGGCTCTCTCACACCTCCATCAGACAACTGCGG GCAAAAATGGAGGCTGATAATGAACAGGTGAAAGAATTAATACAACCTTTGCTGGATACAGAAAATGGTTTTATGAAG GAGTTGGAGAGGTTTCTGAGTCAACGGGATGTGGCAGAGCTGCGGAGGAGGGAACTGCTGCACAAGCGCTGGACTGAACGTGTATGGTTTCCCCTgcagaggagggtggaggaacATGTGTCCAGCTGTAGCCCCATGGAGGCCAAGAGGCGCCAGACCTTATACAGTCGCAACCTCCATCACTGCAACACCAAG CTCACTACAGCTGACTTAAAGGACCCACTGTACCTTCAGTTACCTGAAagactgaaggaaaaaagaacagcCCGTTCAAATGAAGCAG GATGTATACACAAGCTACCTCAGAGTCCTCTGATGTTCAGACGGGCCTCATCTAATTATGAAGTCTCTGCATTTGGAAAAACTTCAGTGAGGGATGAGACAGAA GCTCAACACCACCACACCATATCACATCAGTGCAACTGCCACACCAGATGGAAGGTGTCATCAGGCCAGCTGCTGGTTCTCCAGATGTGGAGGTCCACAACAACCCTCAAATTTACATCAGTCTGCGCCTACATCTCAGAAAACCCCATATTTATCATAAATCTTTATCTGTGTTCTCTTCTATCTACCTCAGACACTATACTTGAAAGGGGTGTTGTGGAAACCAGGAATGTGCTGGGAAAGTAG
- the fam228a gene encoding protein FAM228A isoform X2, whose product MNFRRQRPQVKKEMSPKKKNTAIGVITFHTSLPVCLLKSQGCMADVKDATESRENLSQRSARTRSECVRVEEKDKASPVARRDWLSHTSIRQLRAKMEADNEQVKELIQPLLDTENGFMKELERFLSQRDVAELRRRELLHKRWTERVWFPLQRRVEEHVSSCSPMEAKRRQTLYSRNLHHCNTKLTTADLKDPLYLQLPERLKEKRTARSNEAGCIHKLPQSPLMFRRASSNYEVSAFGKTSVRDETEVRKSSRLNTTTPYHISATATPDGRCHQASCWFSRCGGPQQPSNLHQSAPTSQKTPYLS is encoded by the exons CGACGTCAACGTCCTCAAGTCAAAAAAG AGATGAGCcccaagaagaaaaacacagccatTGGTGTGATCACCTTCCACACATCTttacctgtctgcctgctgaaATCTCAG GGGTGCATGGCAGATGTGAAGGAtgccacagagagcagagagaaccTATCACAGCGAAGTGCGAGGACAAGGAGTGAATGTGTAAGAGTGGAGGAAAAAGATAAGGCCTCACCAGTAGCCAGACGGGATTGGCTCTCTCACACCTCCATCAGACAACTGCGG GCAAAAATGGAGGCTGATAATGAACAGGTGAAAGAATTAATACAACCTTTGCTGGATACAGAAAATGGTTTTATGAAG GAGTTGGAGAGGTTTCTGAGTCAACGGGATGTGGCAGAGCTGCGGAGGAGGGAACTGCTGCACAAGCGCTGGACTGAACGTGTATGGTTTCCCCTgcagaggagggtggaggaacATGTGTCCAGCTGTAGCCCCATGGAGGCCAAGAGGCGCCAGACCTTATACAGTCGCAACCTCCATCACTGCAACACCAAG CTCACTACAGCTGACTTAAAGGACCCACTGTACCTTCAGTTACCTGAAagactgaaggaaaaaagaacagcCCGTTCAAATGAAGCAG GATGTATACACAAGCTACCTCAGAGTCCTCTGATGTTCAGACGGGCCTCATCTAATTATGAAGTCTCTGCATTTGGAAAAACTTCAGTGAGGGATGAGACAGAAGTAAGGAAGTCCAGCAG GCTCAACACCACCACACCATATCACATCAGTGCAACTGCCACACCAGATGGAAGGTGTCATCAGGCCAGCTGCTGGTTCTCCAGATGTGGAGGTCCACAACAACCCTCAAATTTACATCAGTCTGCGCCTACATCTCAGAAAACCCCATATTTATCATAA